A DNA window from Nerophis lumbriciformis linkage group LG03, RoL_Nlum_v2.1, whole genome shotgun sequence contains the following coding sequences:
- the slc35a3b gene encoding solute carrier family 35 member A3b, producing the protein MMKYLSLGVLVLQTTSLVLTMRYSRTLKDDGPRYLASSAVVSTEVIKILVCTVLVYIENNFSAEAMKQLLKEEFVSRPRETLKLAIPALIYTLQNNLLYVALSNLDAATYQVTYQLKILTTALFSVSMLGRKLGFYQWFSLLVLMAGVILVQWPTESEGDSEQKVLSSSAQFVGVMAVLIACLSSGFAGVYFEKILKETKQSVWVRNIQLGLFGFAFASLGMLGYDGRRVAEFGLFQGYNWIACTVVLLQALGGLVIAVVIKYADNILKGFATSLSIIMSMLISYFLLEDFHPSGVFFSGATLVIAATFMYGYEHKPANGGAVKV; encoded by the exons CTACTCCCGCACTCTGAAGGACGATGGCCCCCGCTACCTCGCCTCATCCGCCGTCGTGTCCACAGAGGTGATCAAGATCCTCGTCTGCACCGTCCTGGTCTACATAGAGAACA ACTTCAGTGCAGAGGCCATGAAGCAGCTGCTGAAGGAGGAGTTTGTCAGCAGGCCTCGAGAGACCCTGAAGTTGGCAATTCCTGCATTAATCTACACGCTGCAGAACAATCTTCTCTATGTTGCCCTATCCAACCTGGACGCAGCCACCTATCAG GTCACATACCAGCTGAAGATTCTGACCACAGCTCTGTTCTCCGTCTCCATGCTGGGAAGGAAACTTGGTTTCTATCAGTGGTTCTCCCTGCTCGTCCTCATGGCTGGGGTCATTTTAGTGCAG TGGCCCACTGAGTCTGAAGGAGACTCCGAGCAGAAAGTCCTGTCTTCCAGCGCTCAGTTTGTGGGTGTGATGGCTGTGCTGATAGCCTGTCTATCCAGTGGCTTTGCTGGGGTTTACTTTGAGAAAATCCTCAAGGAAACTAAACAGAGTGTGTGGGTTCGAAATATACAGCTGG GTTTGTTCGGGTTTGCGTTTGCTAGTCTCGGAATGTTGGGTTATGACGGCAGGAGAGTAGCAGAGTTTGGATTGTTTCAAGGCTACAATTGGATTGCCTGCACAGTTGTCCTCTTACAG GCTTTAGGTGGCCTGGTCATAGCTGTGGTGATTAAATATGCCGACAACATCCTCAAAGGATTCGCTACCTCTCTGTCCATCATCATGTCCATGCTGATCTCCTATTTTCTGCTGGAGGATTTCCACCCTTCTGG TGTGTTTTTCTCAGGGGCAACACTGGTTATCGCAGCCACGTTCATGTACGGCTATGAGCACAAACCTGCCAACGGCGGCGCTGTTAAAGTCTAA